The following proteins come from a genomic window of Dreissena polymorpha isolate Duluth1 chromosome 1, UMN_Dpol_1.0, whole genome shotgun sequence:
- the LOC127837240 gene encoding uncharacterized protein LOC127837240 yields the protein MQQKTEKLQEIARSTGLEVKISKTKFRINSRPRKVIHIEGQAIEEFDRFTYLGSIVSKTGGAEEDIKARIGKAHHTFVTLRPVWNNRNIYWKTKIRLFNTNVKIVLLYGAETWKRTRRLDQSLEVFMNKCFRQILRKAREVFKPGHISNNRAASGYELHTIEEVEMDRTHAAKNPAQHSKASPGLEPSRTKKKR from the coding sequence ATGCAGCAGAAAACAGAGAAACTGCAGGAAATAGCCAGATCAACAGGGCTAGAGGTCAAAATCAGCAAAACAAAATTCAGGATCAATTCACGCCCCAGAAAAGTCATCCACATAGAAGGGCAAGCCATCGAAGAATTTGACCGCTTCACATACCTGGGCAGCATTGTCAGCAAGACAGGAGGTGCAGAAGAGGACATCAAGGCCAGAATAGGGAAAGCACACCACACATTTGTGACACTGAGACCAGTGTGGAACAATCGGAACATCTACTGGAAAACAAAGATCAGGCTCTTTAATACCAATGTCAAGATAGTCCTCCTTTATGGCGCTGAAACCTGGAAAAGGACTAGACGCCTGGACCAGAGTCTGGAAGTATTTATGAACAAATGTTTCAGGCAGATCCTAAGGAAGGCCAGAGAAGTTTTCAAACCAGGACATATAAGCAACAACAGGGCAGCAAGCGGTTACGAACTCCATACTATAGAAGAAGTGGAGATGGATCGGACACACGCTGCGAAGAACCCAGCCCAACATAGCAAGGCAAGCCCTGGATTGGAACCCTCAAGGACAAAGAAGAAGAGGTAG
- the LOC127840994 gene encoding uncharacterized protein LOC127840994 → MSLAHWDRLKYSRYERMKPDRNHLLAAGARTVPEVKEKEVPPHHQWTPYAGPVIWTGPEGSRDYRPRLFKDWQLLGIGADSPEKTLSATYISRAPIDTPFGKPRTELIGEIGWFYREYKTCIRRAFPAELDR, encoded by the exons ATGTCCCTTGCGCATTGGGACCGGCTGAAATACAGCAGATACGAGCGGATGAAGCCTGACCGGAACCACCTCTTGGCGGCCGGGGCGCGCACAGTACCGGAAGTGAAGGAAAAGGAGGTACCACCTCACCACCAGTGGACACCGTATGCCGGGCCTGTCATCTGGACAG GCCCCGAAGGATCCCGTGACTACAGACCGAGGCTGTTCAAAGACTGGCAACTACTGGGTATCGGCGCGGATTCCCCAGAGAAGACGCTGTCTGCCACATACATCAGCCGGGCACCAATCGACACACCGTTCGGAAAACCTAGGACAGAGCTGATCGGAGAGATCGGCTGGTTCTACCGGGAATACAAGACCTGTATACGGCGAGCATTTCCGGCTGAGTTAGATAGATGA